The following proteins are encoded in a genomic region of Opisthocomus hoazin isolate bOpiHoa1 chromosome 4, bOpiHoa1.hap1, whole genome shotgun sequence:
- the ASNS gene encoding asparagine synthetase [glutamine-hydrolyzing] yields the protein MCGIWALFGSDECLSVQCLSAMKIAHRGPDAFRFENVNGFTNCCFGFHRLAVVDQLYGMQPIRVKKFPYLWLCYNGEIYNFKQLQKQFGFEYQTLVDGEVILHLYNRGGIEQTASMLDGVFAFILLDTANRKVFLARDTYGVRPLFKVLTDDGFLGVCSEAKGLINLKHSTSLCLKVEPFLPGHYEVLDLKPSGKVASVELVKFHSYKDEPLHAACDTVETLPSGFDLETVKSNIRILFENAVRKRLMAHRRIGCLLSGGLDSSLVAAVLLKLMKEINISYPLQTFAIGMENSPDLLAARKVAAHIGSEHHEVIFNSEEGIQAIEEVIFSLETYDITTVRASIGMYLVSKYIRKKTDSVVIFSGEGSDELTQGYIYFHKAPSPEEAAEESERLLKELYLFDVLRADRTTAAHGLELRVPFLDHRFTSYYLSLPAELRIPKNGIEKHLLRQSFEDSNLLPKEILWRPKEAFSDGIASVKKSWFSILQDYIDQQVDDLLLEKAAEKYPFNPPKTKESYYYRQIFEKHYSGQSNWLPHYWMPRWVKATDPSARTLKHYKSTTQE from the exons ATGTGTGGTATCTGGGCCCTGTTTGGGAGTGATGAGTGCCTTTCTGTCCAGTGTCTAAGTGCCATGAAGATAGCACACAGAGGTCCCGATGCGTTTCGTTTTGAGAACGTCAATGGATTCACCAATTGTTGTTTTGGTTTCCACCGCCTGGCAGTTGTTGATCAGTTGTATGGCATGCAGCCTATCCGGGTGAAGAAATTCCCCTATCTCTGGCTGTGTTACAATGGAGAAATCTACAATTTCAAACAG TTGCAGAAGCAGTTTGGATTTGAATATCAAACGTTAGTGGATGGTGAGGTTATTCTTCATCTTTACAATAGAGGAGGAATAGAACAAACGGCATCCATGCTAGATGGTGTATTTGCTTTCATCCTTCTGGacactgcaaacagaaaagtGTTTCTGGCGAGAGACACCTATGGAGTCAGACCACTGTTTAAGGTGCTGACTGATGATGGATTTTTGGGTGTCTGTTCTGAGGCAAAAG GACTTATCAACTTAAAGCATTCAACATCCTTATGTCTTAAAGTGGAACCATTTCTCCCGGGTCATTATGAAGTGTTGGATTTAAAGCCCTCTGGCAAGGTTGCATCAGTGGAATTAGTAAAATTTCATAGCTATAAAGATGAACCACTCCATGCTGCGTGTGATACAGTGGAAACTCTGCCTTCAG GCTTTGATCTTGAAACGGTGAAAAGCAACATCCGTATTCTGTTTGAAAATGCTGTTAGAAAACGTTTGATGGCTCACAGAAGAATTGGTTGTCTTTTGTCAG GGGGGTTAGATTCCAGCTTGGTTGCAGCTGTTCTTCTGAAACTGATGAAAGAAATCAACATCAGTTATCCATTACAGACCTTTGCCATTGGAATGGAAAACAGTCCTGACTTACTGGCTGCCAGAAAG GTGGCAGCGCATATAGGCAGTGAACATCATGAAGTAATATTTAATTCTGAAGAGGGGATTCAGGCAATAGAGGAGGTTATCTTCTCCTTGGAAACCTATGATATAACAACAGTAAGAGCTTCAAttg gTATGTATCTTGTCTCTAAATACATACGGAAGAAAACAGACAGTGTGGTCATTTTTTCAGGAGAAGGATCAGATGAGCTGACACAAGGATATATATACTTCCATAAG GCGCCGTCGCCCGAAGAAGCTGCAGAAGAGAGCGAGAGGCTTCTGAAGGAGCTCTACCTGTTTGATGTACTTCGTGCGGACAGAACTACTGCAGCACATGG TCTTGAACTGAGAGTCCCATTTTTGGATCATCGGTTTACTTCTTATTATTTATCTCTACCAGCAGAACTGCGAATCCCAAAG AATGGAATTGAAAAACACCTTTTAAGACAATCCTTTGAAGATTCCAACTTGCTTCCCAAAGAAATACTCTGGAGACCCAAAGAAGCTTTCAGTGATGGTATAGCATCAGTAAAGAAATCCTGGTTTTCTATTCTTCAGGACTATATTGATCAACAG GTTGATGACCTTCTGCTGGAGAAGGCAGCGGAGAAATACCCTTTCAATCCTCCTAAAACGAAAGAAAGTTATTACTACCGCCAGATCTTTGAAAAGCACTACTCAGGGCAAAGCAACTGGCTGCCACACTACTGGATGCCAAGATGGGTTAAAGCTACTGATCCTTCTGCTCGCACGTTGAAACATTACAAGTCGACTACCCAAGAATAG